In Chryseobacterium camelliae, one DNA window encodes the following:
- a CDS encoding TonB-dependent receptor, with protein MKLINKSILTAIITLSTASVYYAQQVQDTVSKSKDIEEVILRGVTDIAKDRKTPVAVSTIKAAQILERQGNQELVELLNTTPSVYATKGGGGFGDSQIVMRGFESRNIAVMVNGMPVNDMEGGTVYFSNWTGLSDVTSFIQVQRGLGSSKLAIASVGGTMNFITKSADMKKGGIVRLGVGNNDYLKTSFAYNTGKSDKGWSSSFLMGRQSGATYIQNTDYEAYTYFFALGWEVNKKHNLQFTITGAPQWHDQRSFAPTISDYIKYNPDNDGTPDRTYNSDWGYYTNAEGKRVALSNRSNYYNKPVMMLNWDWTFNEKSKLSTVAYMSNGRGGGTGDLGRVNGRNLTATVNGAPYFRDAQGLYNYDKLFAENAAVNVNTANAGSTLIRRASINSHNWYGILANFQHKINDNWNFSVGTDDRYYYGYHYQVISDLYGAAGYKDSNNKNIAPNVVTATSDYKKLNWNPFGGSQVPLNERIGFSNDGEVLWYSGFGQVEYSKDNLSAFIQGSVSNQGYQRIDEFVQDGVTVQRNQTVNRKTGFKNIFGYNIKGGANYNINENNNVFANIGYYSKQPFMNTVYPSNQQVVNPQLTNEKIFSAEVGYGFRSAKFNANVNLYRTQWKDRALRRTITVPNVTDAYAEMNGITEIHQGVEVDAVYRLNNYLEFNGMFSWGDYHYEGNATGTTFDGNNNPLTVAGDSNTTTLYLDKVKVGGTNNNSIPQMTAALGATVKPVKDLSIYAGWRYVGKLYSSIDIATFSNPANQERGVLKLPDYNLTDIGISYKIRLKDNSKFFTIGANVYNLFDKTYIQDGATNNFVKTVGDFTTTTTGGVTTTAQQKYDAYINNPANFYNGIDTSNRVYFGFGRTWAATLSFNF; from the coding sequence ATGAAATTAATCAACAAATCGATTCTAACTGCGATAATTACGCTATCTACAGCTAGTGTCTATTATGCTCAGCAAGTTCAGGACACAGTTTCTAAGTCCAAAGACATTGAAGAGGTAATCCTAAGAGGTGTGACAGATATCGCTAAAGATAGAAAGACACCTGTAGCAGTATCTACTATTAAGGCTGCACAGATTCTTGAAAGACAAGGAAACCAGGAGCTTGTTGAATTACTCAATACAACACCTTCGGTATATGCTACAAAAGGTGGTGGTGGTTTCGGAGACTCTCAGATTGTAATGCGTGGGTTTGAATCCAGAAACATTGCAGTAATGGTAAACGGTATGCCTGTTAATGATATGGAGGGGGGTACTGTTTATTTTTCAAACTGGACTGGTCTTTCTGACGTAACTAGCTTCATACAGGTACAGAGAGGACTTGGTTCTTCCAAACTGGCCATTGCATCTGTAGGAGGTACGATGAACTTCATTACAAAATCAGCCGACATGAAAAAAGGCGGTATTGTAAGATTAGGAGTTGGTAACAATGATTATTTAAAAACTTCATTTGCTTATAATACCGGAAAATCTGATAAGGGATGGTCTTCTTCATTCTTAATGGGTAGACAATCAGGAGCCACTTATATTCAAAATACAGATTATGAGGCGTATACTTACTTCTTTGCTTTAGGATGGGAAGTGAACAAAAAGCATAACTTACAGTTTACTATTACCGGAGCTCCGCAGTGGCACGATCAAAGGTCTTTTGCACCTACGATCTCTGATTATATTAAATATAATCCGGATAATGATGGGACACCGGACAGGACCTATAATAGTGACTGGGGGTATTATACTAATGCTGAAGGCAAAAGGGTTGCATTATCCAACAGATCCAACTATTATAACAAACCTGTTATGATGCTGAACTGGGATTGGACATTTAATGAAAAATCAAAGTTAAGTACTGTAGCATACATGTCTAACGGTAGAGGTGGTGGAACAGGTGATCTTGGTAGGGTAAACGGAAGAAACCTTACCGCAACAGTAAACGGGGCACCATACTTCAGAGATGCACAGGGGTTATACAATTACGATAAATTATTCGCTGAAAATGCTGCTGTGAATGTAAATACTGCTAATGCAGGAAGTACACTTATCCGCAGAGCCAGCATCAATTCTCACAACTGGTATGGTATTTTAGCTAATTTCCAGCATAAAATAAATGATAACTGGAACTTCTCGGTAGGTACAGATGACAGATATTATTATGGGTACCATTATCAGGTTATCTCAGATCTATACGGAGCAGCTGGATATAAAGACAGCAATAATAAAAACATAGCACCTAATGTAGTTACGGCTACTTCTGACTACAAGAAATTGAACTGGAATCCTTTTGGTGGAAGCCAGGTTCCATTAAATGAGAGAATAGGATTTAGTAATGATGGTGAAGTACTTTGGTACAGTGGATTCGGACAGGTTGAATATTCTAAAGACAACTTATCTGCTTTCATCCAGGGTTCAGTTTCAAACCAGGGATATCAGAGGATTGATGAGTTTGTTCAGGATGGTGTTACTGTACAGAGAAACCAAACAGTAAACAGAAAAACCGGATTTAAAAATATCTTCGGATACAACATCAAAGGGGGTGCAAACTATAACATCAATGAAAACAATAATGTTTTCGCCAACATTGGTTACTACAGCAAGCAGCCGTTTATGAATACGGTATATCCTAGCAATCAACAAGTGGTTAACCCACAGCTGACCAATGAGAAAATTTTCTCTGCTGAGGTAGGATATGGATTCAGATCTGCGAAATTCAATGCAAATGTGAACCTTTACAGAACGCAATGGAAAGACAGAGCATTAAGAAGAACGATTACAGTACCAAATGTAACTGACGCTTATGCAGAAATGAACGGGATTACTGAAATCCACCAGGGAGTTGAGGTTGATGCAGTATACAGACTTAACAACTATTTAGAATTTAACGGAATGTTCTCTTGGGGTGATTACCACTATGAAGGAAATGCCACAGGAACAACATTTGACGGAAATAATAATCCTTTAACCGTTGCTGGTGATTCCAATACAACAACCCTTTATCTTGATAAAGTAAAAGTGGGAGGAACAAACAATAACAGTATCCCGCAAATGACGGCTGCTTTGGGAGCAACTGTTAAACCGGTAAAAGATTTAAGCATTTATGCAGGATGGCGTTATGTTGGAAAACTGTATTCATCTATTGATATTGCTACCTTCTCAAATCCTGCCAACCAGGAAAGAGGCGTATTAAAATTACCTGATTATAACTTAACGGATATCGGTATATCCTATAAGATAAGATTAAAGGATAACTCCAAGTTCTTTACTATCGGAGCAAACGTATACAACTTGTTTGATAAAACATATATCCAGGACGGAGCAACCAATAACTTTGTTAAAACGGTGGGCGACTTTACAACCACTACCACAGGAGGGGTAACAACAACAGCGCAACAAAAGTATGACGCTTACATCAACAACCCTGCTAACTTTTACAATGGTATTGATACTTCAAACCGTGTATATTTCGGATTCGGAAGAACATGGGCTGCTACATTATCATTCAACTTCTAA
- the nadB gene encoding L-aspartate oxidase, translated as MIKADVLVIGSGISGLSYAIKVSEQFPDAKIIMVTKSDKDESNTKYAQGGLAVVTDFKKDNFDKHIEDTMRAGDGGSKRDIVEMVVKEAPARFNEIVEWGANFDMKNGKFALGREGGHTENRIVHHKDITGFEIERALLQTANNSPNIEILDHHYVIDIITQHHVPGKELVEGDIHCYGAYILDEKQKIIKKITSKITLVATGGAGHVYKNTTNPTIATGDGIAFVARAQGKVSNMQYYQFHPTALYSKIDGMLFLISEAVRGDGAKLRTKKGEKFMHKYDEREELASRDIVARAIDAEMKITGDEYVGLDCREMNQEKFLEHFPNIYKKCKDEGIDPFSQLIPVVPACHYLMGGIEVDRDGQSSIHNLFAVGECTNSGLHGANRLASNSLLEGLVFGHNAAIKTVELLHQNDFNFDDLKAVPEWNEEGMKIMDEMVIVSYLRKQLQEMMSDLVGIVRSNRRLNMALQKHQEIAAAVDEIYHYSILSPQLSELRNLTTVARLIITQSMEMKENKGAFYNKDLA; from the coding sequence ATGATAAAAGCGGATGTATTAGTGATCGGCTCCGGCATTTCGGGTCTCTCCTATGCCATTAAAGTTTCTGAACAGTTTCCTGATGCCAAGATCATCATGGTTACCAAGTCTGACAAAGACGAAAGCAATACCAAATACGCACAGGGCGGCCTGGCGGTGGTGACCGATTTCAAGAAAGACAATTTCGATAAACATATAGAAGATACCATGCGGGCGGGCGACGGAGGAAGCAAGCGCGATATCGTGGAAATGGTAGTAAAAGAAGCGCCGGCAAGGTTCAATGAAATTGTGGAATGGGGCGCCAACTTCGATATGAAAAACGGTAAATTCGCTTTGGGAAGAGAAGGAGGCCATACAGAAAACAGAATTGTCCATCATAAAGATATTACCGGGTTTGAAATTGAAAGAGCCCTTTTACAGACAGCCAACAACAGCCCGAATATTGAAATCCTGGACCATCATTACGTCATCGATATCATTACGCAGCACCATGTTCCCGGAAAAGAGCTGGTAGAAGGAGATATCCATTGCTACGGTGCCTATATCCTGGATGAGAAACAGAAAATCATCAAGAAGATCACCTCAAAAATTACCCTGGTAGCTACCGGGGGAGCCGGGCATGTATATAAAAATACTACCAACCCTACCATTGCTACCGGCGACGGCATTGCTTTTGTGGCACGTGCACAAGGGAAGGTATCCAATATGCAGTATTACCAGTTCCATCCTACAGCCCTTTACAGTAAGATTGACGGAATGCTGTTCCTGATCTCAGAAGCCGTGCGTGGAGACGGAGCCAAACTGAGGACCAAGAAAGGTGAAAAATTCATGCATAAATATGATGAGCGTGAAGAATTGGCTTCCCGGGATATCGTTGCCCGTGCCATTGATGCGGAAATGAAAATAACCGGTGACGAGTATGTAGGCCTGGACTGCCGTGAGATGAATCAGGAAAAGTTTCTGGAGCACTTCCCCAACATCTATAAAAAATGCAAAGATGAAGGTATAGATCCTTTTTCACAGCTGATCCCTGTGGTTCCGGCATGCCATTACCTTATGGGCGGAATTGAAGTAGACAGAGACGGACAGTCTTCCATCCACAATCTTTTTGCTGTAGGTGAATGCACCAATTCCGGACTTCACGGTGCCAACAGGCTTGCCTCTAACTCACTGCTTGAAGGCCTGGTCTTCGGTCATAATGCCGCCATAAAAACCGTAGAGCTCCTGCATCAGAATGATTTTAACTTCGATGACCTGAAAGCCGTTCCGGAATGGAATGAAGAAGGCATGAAAATTATGGACGAAATGGTCATTGTATCCTACCTAAGGAAACAGTTACAGGAAATGATGAGCGACCTGGTAGGTATCGTGAGAAGCAACCGCCGCCTGAATATGGCCCTGCAAAAGCATCAGGAGATTGCTGCAGCCGTAGATGAGATCTATCATTACTCCATCCTTTCCCCACAACTATCCGAACTCAGAAATTTAACTACCGTTGCCCGGCTTATCATTACCCAGTCTATGGAAATGAAAGAAAATAAAGGGGCATTTTATAATAAAGACCTAGCATAA
- the nadC gene encoding carboxylating nicotinate-nucleotide diphosphorylase produces MKKPAYVTDKALKQFIKNALEEDIQDGDHSTLSTIPKGLEQSAKLLVKQDCILAGVELAEIIFKTFDKNLTVEVFIRDGEAAKAGDLAFIVSGSAQSILSTERLVLNCMQRMSGIATLTHEWDSRLVGTKTKLLDTRKTTPNFRICEKWAVAIGGGTNHRYGLYDMIMLKDNHIDYNGSITNAVKMAKEYNKKNKKKLKIEVETRNLEEVQEAIKAKVDRIMLDNMDVKTMKEAVKLINGVCESEASGGITRDMLKEIASTGVTYISAGALTHSAENIDLSLKAVK; encoded by the coding sequence ATGAAAAAACCGGCATATGTTACAGATAAAGCATTAAAACAGTTTATCAAGAACGCTTTGGAAGAAGATATTCAGGATGGCGACCACTCTACTCTTTCCACCATACCGAAAGGCCTTGAGCAAAGCGCAAAGCTACTGGTAAAACAGGACTGTATTCTTGCAGGCGTGGAGCTGGCTGAAATCATATTTAAAACTTTTGACAAAAACTTAACGGTAGAAGTTTTCATCAGGGACGGCGAAGCAGCCAAAGCAGGTGACCTTGCATTCATAGTGTCCGGAAGCGCACAGTCCATTCTTTCTACAGAGAGGCTTGTCCTCAACTGCATGCAGCGCATGAGCGGTATCGCTACCCTTACACATGAATGGGATTCCCGCCTGGTAGGAACCAAAACCAAACTTCTTGATACCCGGAAAACCACTCCTAATTTCAGGATATGTGAGAAATGGGCTGTAGCCATAGGTGGAGGAACCAATCACCGTTACGGATTGTATGATATGATAATGCTCAAGGACAATCATATCGATTACAACGGCAGCATTACGAATGCTGTAAAAATGGCAAAGGAATACAACAAAAAGAATAAAAAGAAACTTAAAATAGAAGTTGAGACCAGAAACCTTGAGGAAGTACAGGAAGCCATTAAGGCAAAGGTAGACAGAATTATGCTGGACAATATGGATGTGAAAACCATGAAAGAAGCGGTAAAGCTGATTAACGGAGTTTGTGAAAGCGAAGCTTCAGGAGGAATTACCCGGGATATGTTAAAAGAAATTGCCTCTACAGGTGTGACCTATATCTCTGCCGGCGCCCTTACCCATTCCGCAGAAAATATCGATTTAAGCCTTAAAGCCGTGAAATAA
- a CDS encoding NAD(P)H-dependent oxidoreductase has protein sequence MNYLEALSKRYSVKIFNKEIIPQETLHSILESGKLAASSLGLQPYKIIVVQSEEMKQKLIPSFYNPSQISTCSHLIVIISKKSIDEKYIRGYFNHISEVRDIPEETLDPFRKSIHQHIDRQTDDQIFNWAEKQAYIVLANLMYAAALENVDSCPMEGFRQDVLEEILNIDSATEKATVTLALGYRSEEDHFQHMKKVRKPNEKLFTFI, from the coding sequence ATGAACTATTTGGAAGCTTTAAGCAAAAGATATTCTGTAAAGATATTTAACAAGGAAATCATTCCCCAGGAGACCCTGCATTCCATACTGGAATCCGGAAAACTGGCTGCCAGTTCCCTTGGGCTTCAGCCTTACAAAATTATTGTAGTACAGAGTGAGGAGATGAAGCAGAAATTGATCCCTTCGTTCTACAACCCGTCCCAGATTTCCACCTGTTCACACCTCATTGTCATTATTTCAAAGAAAAGCATCGATGAAAAGTATATCAGGGGGTATTTCAATCATATTTCTGAAGTACGGGATATTCCGGAGGAAACGCTGGATCCTTTCAGAAAGAGCATTCACCAGCATATAGACCGGCAGACAGATGATCAGATCTTCAACTGGGCAGAGAAACAGGCCTACATTGTACTGGCTAACCTGATGTATGCTGCCGCTCTTGAAAATGTGGACTCCTGCCCCATGGAAGGTTTTCGCCAGGATGTCCTGGAGGAAATCCTGAATATTGATTCCGCAACGGAAAAGGCCACCGTTACCCTGGCCCTGGGCTACCGCTCGGAAGAAGATCATTTCCAGCATATGAAAAAAGTAAGAAAACCAAACGAAAAATTGTTTACATTTATTTAG